One Plasmodium vinckei vinckei genome assembly, chromosome: PVVCY_09 genomic region harbors:
- a CDS encoding prefoldin subunit 5, putative yields MACDIEKIEDNEKEKPNIVIQLNTLGLDELVSLTLKLEEEWKLIKKNYTILEGAIVTYDKCKNSVKQLNPSKYKSKNYNPFMNELEKSDLIKLTNENTTIDNKTEQTEKTEQTEKKSESLDIHIPLTSLVYIPGKIVDTENFLVHMGTNYYVQRNSDQTIEYFDNKIKKLNEKIKKIKVTLIEKRNEIELCKHYIQIKRGQQMNEANQNPQTASVRSTA; encoded by the exons atgGCGTGtgatatagaaaaaattgaagataacgaaaaagaaaaaccaAATATAGTTATCCAACTAAATACTTTAGGACTCGATGAATTAGTCTCATTAACTTTAAAATTGGAAGAG GAATGgaaattgataaaaaaaaattataccaTTTTAGAAGGGGCTATAGTAACTTATGATAAATGCAAAAATTCAGTAAAACAATTAAACccttcaaaatataaaagcaaaaattataatccATTTATGAATGAATTAGAAAAATcagatttaataaaattgactaatgaaaatacaaccattgataataaaactGAGCAGACAGAAAAAACTGAACAgacagaaaaaaaaagcgaGTCTCTGGATATTCATATCCCATTGACATCTTTAGTATACATACCAg GAAAAATTGTTGATACGGAAAACTTTCTAGTACACATGGgtacaaattattatgttcAAAGAAATTCTGACCAAACAATagaatattttgataataaaataaaaaaattaaatgaaaaaattaaaaaaatcaaagtTACATTGatagaaaaaagaaatgaaaTAGAATTATGTAAGCATTATATTCAGATTAAAAGAGGACAACAAATGAATGAGGCAAATCAAAACCCCCAAACCGCATCAGTACGAAGTACAGCTTAG